TCGGCACGCCATTGGCCTCGAGCGCGCGGGCGCGCTTGAGCGGTGTCTGGCCGCCGAACTGCACGATCACGCCCTCGGGCTGCTCGATGTGCACGATCTCGAGCACGTCCTCGAGCGTGATCGGCTCGAAGTAGAGCCGGTCGGAGGTGTCGTAGTCGGTCGAGACCGTCTCGGGGTTGCAGTTGACCATGATGGTCTCGTAGCCGTCCTCGCGCAGGGCGAGCGCGGCATGCACGCAGCAGTAGTCGAACTCGATGCCCTGGCCGATACGGTTCGGCCCGCCGCCGAGCACCATGATCTTGCGCTTGCCGGTCGGACGCGCCTCGCATTCCTCCTCGTAGGTGGAATACATGTAGGCGGTCGAGGTGGCGAACTCCGCCGCGCAGGTATCGACCCGCTTGTACACCGGCCGCACCCCGAGGGACTGGCGGTGCAGGCGCACCGCGGTCTCGTCGGCACCGAGCAGCTTGGCCAGCCGGCGGTCGGAGAAGCCCTTGCGCTTGAGCGCGCGCACCTGCTCGGCGGTGAGCGCCTTGAGCGAGCGCCCGGCGAGGGATTTTTCGGTGGCGACGATGTCTTCGATCTGGGCGAGGAACCACGGATCGATCTTGGTCAGGTTGAACACCTGCTCCTGCGTCATGCCCTCGCGGAAGGCCTGGCCGACGTACCAGATGCGCTGCGCGCCCGGATCGGACAGCTCGCGCTCGAGTTCGTCCGCGTCGGCATCGATCTCGTCGAGACCGTAGGCGCCAACCTCGAGACCGCGCAGTGCCTTCTGGAACGATTCCTGGAAGCTGCGCCCGATGGCCATGACCTCGCCCACCGATTTCATCTGCGTGGTGAGGCGGTCGTTCGCGAGGGGGAACTTCTCGAACGCGAAACGCGGGATCTTGGTGACCACGTAGTCGATCGAGGGCTCGAAGGACGCCGGGGTGGCACCGCCGGTGATGTCGTTCTTGAGTTCGTCGAGGGTGTAGCCCACCGCCAGCTTGGCGGCCACCTTGGCGATCGGGAAGCCGGTGGCCTTGGAGGCCAGCGCCGAGGAGCGCGACACCCGCGGGTTCATCTCGATGACGATCATGCGGCCGTCTTCGGGGTTGATCGAGAACTGGACGTTCGAGCCGCCGGTGTCGACGCCGATCTCGCGCAACACCGCGATCGAGGCGTTACGCATGATCTGGTATTCCTTGTCGGTCAGCGTCTGCGACGGCGCCACCGTGATGGAGTCGCCCGTGTGGACGCCCATCGGATCCAGGTTTTCGATGGAACACACGATGATGCAGTTGTCGGCGCGGTCGCGCACGACTTCCATCTCGTATTCCTTCCAGCCGATCAGCGACTCCTCGATGAGCAGTTCGTTGGTCGGGCTGGCCTCGAGACCGTTCTTGCAGATCTCGGAGAACTCTTCCATGTTGTAGGCGATGCCGCCCCCGGTACCGCCGAGCGTGAAGGACGGGCGGATGATGACCGGGAAGCCGATGCCGGCCTGCACCTGCAGCGCCTCTTCCATGGAATGGGCGATACCGGAACGTGCGGAACCCAGGCCGATCTTGGTCATGGCCTGCTTGAACTTTTCGCGATCCTCGGCCTTGTCGATGGCCTCGCGCGAGGCCCCGATCAGTTCGACGCCGTACTTTTCCAGCACGCCGTGCTTGGCCAGATCCAGCGCGCAGTTGAGCGCGGTCTGCCCGCCCATGGTGGGCAGGATGACATCCGGGCGCTCCTTGTCGATGATGCGCTCGACCGCCTGCCAGGTCACCGGCTCGATGTAGGTCACATCGGCCGTACCGGGATCGGTCATGATCGTGGCCGGATTCGAGTTGACCAGAATGACCTTGTAGCCTTCCTCACGCAGCGCCTTGCAGGCCTGAGCGCCGGAATAGTCGAACTCGCAGGCCTGGCCGATGATGATGGGGCCGGCACCGATGATCAGAATGCTTTCAATGTCTGTGCGCTTGGGCATTTCTTGTCTCTAAAAACGGTGTTGGGGTGATGTGGTCGCGGCTATCGGCCGGGCGCCATCGGGCGCCCGCACACATCACGCCCGCTCTTCCATCAACTTGATGAATCGATCGAACAGATAGGCCACGTCATGCGGGCCGGGGCTGGCTTCCGGATGTCCCTGGAAGCTGAACGCGGGCACATCGGTGCGCGCAATACCCTGCTGGCTGCCGTCGAACAGGGACACGTGCGTGGTGCGCAGGTTGTCCGGCATGGTGTCGACATCGACCGCGAAGCCGTGGTTCTGACTGGTGATGAGCACCTGACCGCTGTCCAGATCCTTGACCGGATGATTGGCGCCATGATGGCCGAACTTCATCTTCATGGTCCGGGCACCGGAGGCCAGCGCGAGCAGCTGGTGGCCGAGGCAGATGCCGAAGGTCGGCGTGCCGGTGGCAAGAATCTCCCGGATCGCGCTGATCGCGTAATCGCAGGGTTCGGGGTCCCCCGGACCGTTGGAAAGGAACACGCCGTCCGGATTCATGCCGAGCACCTCGGCAGCGGACGTCTGCGCCGGCACCACGGTGAGCTTGCAGCCACGACTCGCGAGCATGCGCAGGATGTTGCGCTTGACGCCGTAGTCGTAGGCGACCACATGATATTTCGGTGCTTCCTGAGCGCCGTAGCCGGATTCGAGCGACCACTCGGTCTCGGACCACGCGTAGGATTCCGGCGCGGTCACTTCCTTCGCCAGATCCATGCCGGCCAGCCCCGGAAATCCCTTGGCCGCCGCCAGCGCGGCGTCCACGTCGAGCACGCCGTCGGCCCCTGCGGTGACGACACAGCCCGCCTGAGCCCCCTTCTCGCGCAGCACCCGGGTGAGTTTGCGGGTGTCGATGTCGGCGATGGCGACGATGTTCTCGTCGCGCAGATAGGCGTCGAGCGTGCGCGTCGAACGCCAGTTGGAGGTCAGCAGCGGCAGATCACGGATCACCAGGCCTGCCGCGTGCACCCGTCCTGCCTCCACGTCTTCGTCGTTGACGCCGGTGTTGCCGATGTGCGGATAGGTCAGGGTCACGATCTGGCGTGAATAGCTCGGATCGGTGAGGATCTCCTGATAGCCGGACATGGCGGTGTTGAACACCACCTCGCCTACCGTCTGGCCAACGGCGCCAATGCCTTTACCGCGAAATACCGTCCCGTCGGCGAGAACGAGAATGGCGGCCGGGAATTGAGTCACGACGAAACTCCTGATTGAGGGTCCAGCGTTGATCGAGGCCACCTGCGGACCGGCATGCAGAGCCCCGCAGCCCACACGTGAAAAACGGGACCGGCCGCTTCGGCCCATCCCGCTCGACAATCAACAAGATAATCCCGTCAGTTTATCGAATCGGGGCCATTCAGGCAACGCACTGCAACATGACGCGCGTTCGATCACACCGACGCGACGCGACGCTTGCGCAAGGCCGTTGCCAACTGGTTCAGGGCGTCGAGAAGGCCCTGGAGCGCCGTCCGCGCGCCGTCCATATCGCCAGCGCGCGCCGCACGCTCGACGCGCTGCGCCGCTTCCAGCGCGGGGAATGCGTTGAACACCCCGGCGGACCCCTTGATCGTGTGCGCCGTCGACGCCAGACGCTCGGCATCGCCCGCAGTCGCCGCCGATTTGAGCACCTGAAGATGGGTGGTCAGGTCAGAGAAGAATAAATCGACGAGCTGCTGCAGGGCATCCCGGTCGCCATCGAGCAGTTCCAGCGTCTGCTCCAGATCCATGACGACCAGATCGGCCGCCCCTCCCATCTCCTCGAGCAGGCTCGATTCGGGTTCGGACTGATCCATGTGATTCAGGCTGGTGACACGCCCGATGGCGGCAAACAGTTCTCGCGGTTTGATCGGCTTGGAAACGTATTCATCCATACCCGCCTCGAGGCAACGCTGACGATCCCCGGCCATGGCATGCGCGGTCATCGCAATGATCGGCACCGCGCGCCAGTTGCCGGCCATCGCCCAGCTCTTGCGCGCCTCGCGGGCGCGGATCGCCTGAGTGGCCTCGATGCCCCCCATCACCGGCATCTGCACGTCCATCAGCACCACGTCGAAGTTCGAATGCCCGACCTGCTCGAGCGCCTCCTGTCCGTTGGCGGCCAGCGTGACCCGATGGCCGGCCTTCTCGAGCATCTTCGTCGCCACCGTCTGGTTCACCGGGTTGTCCTCGACCAGAAGGATGTCGAGCGAATCGTCCTGCGCCTGCCCCAGCTGGGTGAGCGTCATCTCCGGATCGAAAGCGAACAGCGCGTCCTCGTCTTCGTCTTCTGTCGCGCCCGTCAGCGCGCAGAGCAGGACCTCAACCACATCCTCGCCCGAAAACGGTTTCACCAGCCGGGAGTTCAACCCGAGCTGCTTGCAGCGCTGGGTATCCGCCCGTTGCGTGCGCGAGGTCATCATCAGGACGATGCGATCGAGACAGTCGGTCTCGCTGCGAAACCGCTCGGCCAGGGCAAAGCCGCCCGGCGCGACCATGTTCGACGCCACCAGGAGGAAATCGAAAGGCGAGAATGCCTCGGCTGCCCGTTCCAGCGCCTCCGCCATGGCCTCACCCGTCGTGGCCACCCGGGCGTGCAGCCCGAAGCCGGTCAGCAGGCGTTGCAGAACGCCGGCCACCAGCGCATTGGGCTCCACCACGAGGGCGCGACGCCCCGCCAGCCGCGGGTGTTCGACGTGCCGTGCCGGCACCACGATACTCAGCTGCGCGGTGAAGCTGAAGGTGCTGCCGCGCCCCTCTTCGCTGGCGACGTTCATGCGCCCGTTCATGAGCGATACCAGGCGCTGGCAGATCGCCAGCCCGAGCCCGGTTCCACCGAACTTGCGCGTGGTGGACGAATCGGCCTGGGAAAACGCCTCGAACACCGCAGCCTGCTTGTCCGCGGCAATGCCGATGCCCGAATCGGCCACCGAAAACCGCAGCTCGACCTCGGACGCCCCGGGCGTGGCGACCTCGACCGACACCAGCACCTGGCCGGCCTGGGTGAACTTGATCGCGTTGCCGACCAGATTGAGCAACACCTGGCGAATCCGCCCGGGATCGCCACTGACGACGGTCGGCACGTCCGCCGCCACCTCATACACCAGCTCCAGATCCTTCTCGTGGGCGCGCAAAGCCAGCGTCTTGACGGTTTCCGAGATCAGGGAGCGAGGCGAGAAATCGATGCGCTCGAGCTGCAGCTTGCCTGCCTCGATCTTGGAGAAATCGAGGATGTCGTTGAGGATGGTCATGAGCGCCTCGCCGGACGCCTTGACGCTGTTGAGATAGCCACGCTGTTCGGTGTCCAGCGGCGTATCGAGCGCCAGCTCGGTCATGCCGATGATGCCGTTCATGGGCGTGCGGATCTCGTGGCTCATGTTGGCGAGAAAATCGCTCTTGGCCCGGCTCGCCGCCTCGGCCGCATCGCGCGCCTCACGCAGGCGCTCCTCGACCAGACGTTCCTGGGTCACGTCCAGGTAGGTGCCGAGCATGCGGCTCCAGCGCCCATCCGGCGTTCGATCGTAGGCTTTGCCGCGGGCCTGGAACCAGCGCCAGCTGCCGTCTTTGGCGCGCGCCCGGAAAATCAGTTCAAAGGTCTCGGACTGCCCCTTCAGATGGGCCCGAAGGATGTCTTCATACCCCTCGATCTGAGCCATGTCGACGGTGGTTCGCCAGCTAGCGAAATCGTCACCCAGTTCGGAATCGCCGTAGCCCTGACACGCCTTCCAGGTTGAGTCGACCTGGATCTGGCCGGACACCAGATCCCACTCCCAGAGTCCGACGCCGGAATTGCGCATCGACAGCTGCAAACGATGTTCGGCGCGCGAGCGCGCGTCGTTGGCATGTGCCAGCGCGTCTTCATAGCTTCGGATCAGGGTGAGCAAGGCGGCGGCCGGGGCGTCGCCAAGCCCGAGCCGAGCCAGCGCCGTTTCGGCCGTCTCGCCACGCGGCTGGCCCAGCGCCGTGGCTGCCAGCGCGGACAATGGCGTCTGACTCACGCGCGGAAGCCCTTCCACGAGAACCGTTCCTCGCGGACGCTCGCTGCAGTCATGTCGATAGACCTCCCGGTTGGAACCTCTCCCGACGCATGTTGCGCCGGGGATGACCGGAGTTTTATCGGCACGAAGGCACGCCGTCTTTAACGATCTTCAGGTGCCGATCAGCGCAGTCCGAGCACGTCCTGCATGTCGAACAGGCCATTGCGGCGGCCGCGCAGGAAGCGCGCACCGCGCAACGCACCACGGGCATAGGAGACACGGCTTCCCGACTTGTGGGTAATCTCGATGCGCTCGCCGATACCCGCGAACAGCACCGTGTGATCCCCCACCACATCGCCGCCGCGGATGGTCGAGAATCCGATGGTCTGCTCGTCGCGCACGCCGGTCACGCCCTCGCGACCATAGATGGCACAGGTTTCCAGATCGCGCCCCAGTTCACGGGCAACGATCTCGCCCATGCGCAGGGCGGTGCCCGACGGCGCATCCACCTTGAGACGGTGATGGGCCTCGATGACTTCGATATCGTAGCCTTCGTCGAGGATGCGCGCGGCCACCTCGAGCAGCTTGAACACCGCGTTGACGCCCACCGCCATGTTGGGCGCGAACACCACCGGGACCGACTCGGCAGCCTGGGCGATCCGGGCCTTCTGCTCGGCCGAAAACCCGGTCGTGCCGATCACCATCGCCTTGCCCTGGCGTTCCACCTCGGCCAGATGGGTCAGGGTCCCCTCGGGCAGGGTAAAGTCGATGACGCAATCGGCCGCCTGCACCGCAGCGGCGATGTCATCGGTGATCGTGACCCCGGCCGGCTGACCGATCAGCTCACCGGCATCGCGGCCGACGAACGGACTTCCCGCCCGGTCGAACACCGCCGCGAGTTCCACGTCGGGTGCGTCGAGGCAGGCTTCGATCAACATCCGCCCCATGCGTCCGCCGCCACCGGCGACGGCAATCTTCAATTTGTCTTCACTCACGCTTACTGCTCCGTCTTGGCCGGTTTGTCTGCGTCGGCCCCATCCGGCGACGCGGCGCTGGCACTCAGATCGAGTTCGCGAATCCGGCTCTTGGGCGCCTCGGCGGTCGCATCCGGGTTGGCGGCGGTCACGTCCCCGGCCACCCGCGCGAGCTTGTCGTTCTCGAAGTACAAGGTGACGATGCGCTGCTCCGTCTCGCCATAACCGGGTTTGAAGCGGTAGACGTAATCCCAGCGGTCGGCATGGAATACATCGGTCAGCAGCGGCGTGCCCAGCGCGAAGCGGACCTGCTCGCGACTCATGCCTTTCTTGAGCTGGGAAATCATGTCCTGGGTGACGAAGTTGCCCTGGCGGATGTCGAGCCGATAGGGGCGAAGCTTTTCGGTGACGCCACATCCGGCAACGGTCAGTAAGACGGCAGCGGCAATCAACGCACGGGCAAGAAAATCAGGCATAAGGGTCGGTCGCTCGGTGGCGGCGGAATCAGCCGCATTCTCAGAAAGGGGCAAAAAATATATCATACCGCTCAGCTCGACTTTCCGTGACCTCGCCGTCACGCGGACCGGACACCGAAATGCCCAACAATTCCCAGAGCCTGAAAAGCATCGGCCTGAAGGCAACCTTTCCCCGACTCAAGATTCTGGAGCTGTTCCAGCACACGGAGCAGCGCCACCTGACGGCCGAGGATGTCTATCGCCTGCTCATGGACGAGAGCATGGATATCGGGCTGGCCACGGTCTATCGCGTCCTGACCCAGTTCGAGCAGGCGGGCCTGCTCGAACGCCATTTCTTCGAGTCGGGCAAGGCGGTCTTCGAACTCAACGAGGGCGGTCATCACGACCACCTGGTGTGCGTCGAATGCGGTGCGGTCGAGGAATTCTACGACCCGGAAATCGAGAAACGGCAGAACCTGGTCGCCCAGGAGCGTGGTTTCGTGGTCAAGGAGCACGCCCTGTATCTGTACGTCGAGTGCAAGCGCGAGCAATGCCCGAACCGGGAAAGCGCCAAGAAATAACCCGGCCTCCCCACAGGTACGATCTTGCTCGAAGCGTTTCTCACGTCCACCGCCCTGGTCGCGGTGGCCGAAATCGGTGACAAGACCCAGCTGCTGTCGTTCATGCTCGCCGCCCAGTTGCGGCGACCGTGGCCGATCCTCTGGGGCATTCTCGTCGCCACCGTGCTCAATCACGCCCTCGCGGCGGCGGCCGGGCGCTGGCTGGCCGGATGGATTCCCGCGCACTGGCTGCAGTGGGGACTGGCGGCGACCTTCATCGCGTTCGGCCTCTGGGCACTGCGCCCCGACACGCTGGACGAAACAACGACCACGCCCCCGGCCCACCATCGCTGGCGGATCTTCCTGATCGCGCTGGTGGCCTTCTTCGTGGCCGAGATCGGCGACAAGACCCAGTTCGCCACCGTCGCCCTCGGCGCCCGCTTCGATGCCCTTGCCTGGGTCACCGCGGGCACGACGCTGGGCATGATGATCGCCAACGTGCCGGCGGTGCTCATCGGCGAGCGCCTGGCCGAACGCCTGCCGGGTGAGCTCATGCGCCGGATCGCCGCCGCCGGCTTCATCCTCACCGGCATCCTCACGCTGCTGGCCTGATCAGGCCGGCTGACGCTGCAGCATCTCGGCGGCGTGCCGGCGCGTCGTCTCGGTGATCTCGACGCCACCGAGCATGCGCGCGATCTCGTCCACCCGGCCGTTGTCGTCGAGCGCCATGACGCGACTGAGCGTCTCCCCCGCCACCTGCTGCTTGGCGATGGACCACTGCCAATCCGCGCAGGCCGCCACCTGCGGCAGATGGGTCACGCACAGCACCTGGCGCTGCTGCCCCAGGTCCTGGAGCATGCGCCCGACGATTTCGGCGACGCGACCACCGATACCCACATCGACCTCATCGAAGATCATCGTCGGTGTGGCCGCCGCGCGGCTGGTGATCACCTGGATGGCCAGACCGATCCGCGACAGCTCGCCGCCGGAGGCCACCTTGGCCAGCGGCCGCAGCGGCTGGCTGGGGTTGGCGGCGACCCGGAACTCGATGCGCTCGTCGCCGTGGGCGCTGCCCTCCGGCTCGGGGACCAGCGTCACCTCGAACGCACCGCCGCCCATGGACAGGGTCTGCATGGCGGCGGTGACCTGCTCGCCCAGCTGGGCGGCCACGGGAGTGCGCGCCTCGCTCAATCCACGGGCCAGATCCCGGTAGGCGGCTTCGGCCTCGGCCACGCGCGCGGCCAGCTTGTCCGGGTCCGCCGCCTCGCTCAGATCGGCCAGCTGCGTCGCCAGCCGCTGGTGCAGCCCGGCCAGTTCCTCGGGGGCCACATGATGCTTGCGCGCCACGTCGGTCACGGCGGCGATGCGCGCATCGAGCTCCGTGAGCTGCTCCGGATCCACGTCGATGCGATCGCGATAGGCGCGCAGCGCGTGCAGCGCCTCGTCGGCCTGGATCGCGGCGCCGTTGAGCAACTCCTGGGCGGCGGCCAACTCGCCGTCGATGCGCGCCATCTCGGCCACACGCACCGACAGACGCTCAAGCGAGGCGACGATGGGCGCCTCGCCCTCCTCGAGCGCGTCGATCGCGCTCGAGGCGCCTTCGATCAGGCCGGCGGCATGACTGAGGCGCGCATGCTCCTGATTCAGCTGCGCCCATTCCTCGAGCGAAAAGCCCAGTTCGTCGAGCTCCTTGACCTGCCAGCCGAGCAGCTCGCGCTCGCGCTGCACCCCTTCGGCATCCGCTGCCGCCTGGGCCAGCGCCTGGCGGGCGTCCTGCCAGTGGCGCCAGGCACGGGCGACGTCGCGCGCCAGGGTCTCGAGACCGGCATAGCGGTCGATCAGTTCGCGCTGCGCGTCGCCCCGCAAGAGCGCATGATGGGCATGCTGGCCATGGATGTCGGCCAGCCATTCGCCGACCTCGCGCAGTTGGGTCAGGGTGGCGGAGGTGCCGTTGATCCACGCCCGCGACCGCCCGGCGCTATCGACCACGCGGCGCAGCAGCAAGCCCTCCTCGGCGTCGATCATCTGCTCGTCGAGCCAGGCCTTGAGCGGGGGGGCATCGGGCACGTCGAACTCGGCGACGATCTCGGCGCGGCTCTGAGCGGCACGTACCACGCCGGATTCGGCGCGATCGCCCATGACCAGCCCGAGCGCGTCGAGCAGGATGGATTTGCCCGCGCCGGTCTCCCCGGTCAGCGCGCCGAAGCCGGCGGCGAAATCGAGTTCGAGCGAATCGACGATGACGAAATCACGGATACTCAGGCGACGCAGCATGGTGGACCGGGGGGCGAGAAAATCAGGGATGACGCGGCGAGGCGCTCCAGTGGAGCTTTTCGCGCAGCATGGCGAAGTAGCTGTAGCCGGGCGGATGCAGCAGACGGATGCAGTTTGCCGAGCGGGCCACCCGGATGCGGTCGCCGGCGCGCGCATCGAAACGTTCCTGGCCGTCGAAGTGCACGCTGGCATCATGCGGTGCGAGCAGCACGATGTCGATGGTGCAGCTGTCGGGCAGGGTCACCGGCCGCGCGGTCAGGGTATGCGGGCACAGGGGCACGAGGGCGATTCCGACGACGCTCGGATGCAGGATGGGACCGTTGGCCGACAGCGCGTAGGCGGTGGAACCGGTCGGCGTCGACACGATCATGCCGTCGGAGCGCTGGGTATAGACGAATTCGTCATCGATGCACACATCGAATTCGATCATGCGGCCCAGGTCGCCCTTGTTGACCACCACGTCGTTGAGCGCATTGGTGTGAAAGACCCGCTGCCCGCCACGCAACACCTCGACCTCGAGCATGAAGCGGGACTCTTCCTCCGCCTTGCCGGCCAGGATCGCGTCGAGCGCGGCACGGGCATCCTGGCGCGCCACGTCGGTCAGAAAGCCGAGCCGCCCCTGGTTGATGCCCACCAGCGGCACATCGAAGCCGGCCAGCCGGCGCGCCGCGTTGAGCATGGTGCCGTCGCCACCGACCACGACCGCCAGGTCCGCCTGGGCGCCGATCTCTTCGTAGGAGCTCACCGCATGGGCAGAGGCGAGCCCGGTGGAACTCGCCGTGCCCTGTTCGATTCGAACCTTCAGGTCGCGCTCCTGCAGCAGGCGGGCCACCTCCACGAGGGTTTCGGCAACCTCGGGGCTCTGGTATTTGCCAATCAGGGCGACGGTTTCGATGGACATGCGCATATTGCGCAGATTAAACCACATCTCGTGTGGCGATTCGATGCCGCCCCCGCGGCACGACATGCACCGCATCGCGCGCTTTGCAGCATCCTCAGACTTACTTAGAATCCGGATTCAATGGCACACGACGCTGAACACACTCCCCTGGACGAACGCTCGCGCGTCCTGCTGCGTACGCTCATCGAGCGCTACATCGCGGAAGGACAGCCGGTGGGTTCGCGCGCCCTGTCGAAACACTCGGGCCTCGACCTGTCGCCGGCCACGGTACGCAACGTGATGTCCGATCTGGAGGAGATGGGCTTCATCGCCAGCCCGCACACCTCGGCCGGGCGCATTCCGACACCGCGCGGCTACCGGCTGTTCGTCGACCGGCTGCTGCGCGTGCGGCCGCTGCACGCCAATCTGCTGCACGAGCTCGAGGGCCATCTGCAGCCCGATCAGCCGCAGCGGCTCATTGGCGCCGCCTCCAACCTGCTCTCGCAGCTGACCCACTTCGCCGGGGTGGTCGTCGCCCCGCGCAAGGACGCCATCCGCATCCGCCAGATCGAATTCGTCCCCCTGTCGGACGAGCGCGTCCTGCTGATCATCGTCACCACCAGCGGCGACGTGCAGAACCGGATCCTCGCCACCAAGAAGAAGTACTCCTCGTCGGAGCTGGTCACGGCGGCCAACTACCTGAACGCGCACTACACCGGGCTCGATTTCGAGGCGATCCGCCTGCGTATCCAGGCCGAGCTCAAGCAGTTGCACAGCGACATGTCCGAACTCATGACCGCCGCCGTCGATGCCGGCACCGAAGCGGTCCAGGATTCCGCCTCCCAGTACGTGCTCTCGGGCGAGACCAACCTGCTCGACGTGGAGGAACTGTCCTCCAACATGGTGCGGCTGCGCGAGCTGTTCAAACTCTTCGATCAGAAGACCAGCCTGCTGCAGTTGCTCGACCTGTCGAACCGCGCCGACGGCGTGCAGATCTTCATCGGCGGCGAATCCGGCCTGGCCCCGCTGGACGAATGCAGCGTGGTCACTGCCCCCTACGAAGTGGACGGCATGGTGGTCGGCTCGGTGGGCGTGATCGGCCCCACGCGAATGGCCTACGAGCGCGTGATTCCCATCGTGGACATCACCGCCCGGCTGCTCTCCGGCGCGCTGTCGTCCCGCGCCTGAGCCCTGATTTTCACAACCTTCCAGGAGAACGATCCATGGCCCGCCTCCGGCCCGAGCCCCCGCACACCCACGGCCAGACGCCGCGCACCGGCGTGCTCGTGGTCAACCTCGGCTCCCCCGAAGCGCCGACGGCCGCCGCCCTGCGCCCGTACCTGAAGCAGTTCCTCTCGGACCCGCGCGTGGTTGAGATCCCACGCCTGCTGTGGTGGCCGATCCTGAACCTGATCATCCTCAACACACGTCCGGCCAAATCGGCGGAAAAGTACGCCAGCATCTGGACCGACGCGGGCTCGCCCCTGCGCGTGCACACCGAACGTCAGACCAAGATCCTGGCCGGCTACCTGGGCGAGGCCGGCCATCGCGACTGGGTGGTGCGCTGGGCCATGCGCTATGGCGACCCGGCGATTCGCGCCACGCTCGAGGAGATGCGCGCCCTGGGCTGCGACCGGATACTCGTCATGCCCATGTATCCGCAGTACGCCGGCAGCACCACCGGCAGCGTCATGGACGAGGTCGCCCGGGGCCTGCTCGAGTGGCGCAATCTGCCCGAGCTGCGCTTCGTGCGCAGCTACCACGATCATCCCGGCTACATCGCCGCGCTGGCGGATGCGGTGCATCGCCACTGGCAGCACAATGGCCAAGCCGAACGCCTCATCCTGAGTTTCCATGGGGTGCCGCGCTTCACCCTCGACAAGGGTGACCCCTATCACTGTGAATGCCACAAGACCGCGCGCCTGCTCGCCGAGGCGCTCGGGGAGGACGGCAAACGCATCCAGGTGACCTTCCAGTCCCGCTTCGGCAAGGCCGAATGGCTCCAGCCGTACACCCAGCCGACCCTCGAGGCGCTGGCGCGAGACGGGGTCAAATCGGTGGATGTGATGTGCCCGGGATTCGCCGCCGACTGCCTGGAGACGCTCGAGGAGATCGCCATGGAATGCAAGACGGCCTTCATCGCCCATGGCGGACGCCAGTTCAACTACATTCCGTGTCTGAACGAGGATGATGCGTGGATGCGCTGCCTGCGCGACATCGTCCTCGAACACGCCGGCCACTGGTGCCGGGACGATCCGCGACGTGGCGCAAGCGACCGCGGCACTGGCGCACAACATGCCCGCACGATGGGCGCCCTCCAATGAACTGGCGCCTGCTGGCCCGCTGGGCCCTCAACGCGGTGGCGCTGATGCTGGTGCCCGAGGTGGTGCACGACATGGCGGTCACCTCCTTCGCTGCGGCGCTGGTGAGCGCCCTGCTCATTGGCCTGGTCAACGCCCTGATTCGCCCCCTGCTGCTGCTCGTCACCCTGCCGATCACGGT
The nucleotide sequence above comes from Nitrogeniibacter mangrovi. Encoded proteins:
- the hemH gene encoding ferrochelatase; translated protein: MARLRPEPPHTHGQTPRTGVLVVNLGSPEAPTAAALRPYLKQFLSDPRVVEIPRLLWWPILNLIILNTRPAKSAEKYASIWTDAGSPLRVHTERQTKILAGYLGEAGHRDWVVRWAMRYGDPAIRATLEEMRALGCDRILVMPMYPQYAGSTTGSVMDEVARGLLEWRNLPELRFVRSYHDHPGYIAALADAVHRHWQHNGQAERLILSFHGVPRFTLDKGDPYHCECHKTARLLAEALGEDGKRIQVTFQSRFGKAEWLQPYTQPTLEALARDGVKSVDVMCPGFAADCLETLEEIAMECKTAFIAHGGRQFNYIPCLNEDDAWMRCLRDIVLEHAGHWCRDDPRRGASDRGTGAQHARTMGALQ
- a CDS encoding phage holin family protein — its product is MNWRLLARWALNAVALMLVPEVVHDMAVTSFAAALVSALLIGLVNALIRPLLLLVTLPITVLTFGIFALVINGLMFWLVSGLVAGFVVPDFGTAFWGALVYSLLTGLVSLALSEPLPVQRR